The Mycobacterium seoulense genome has a window encoding:
- a CDS encoding primosomal protein N': MLSVPHLDREFDYLVSAEQSDDAQPGVRVRVRFHGRLVDAFVLERRNDTDHPGKLGWLDRVVSAEPVLTPEIRRLVDAVAARYAGTRPDVLRLAVPARHARVEREPATAHRLPVPAPVDPAAWASYGRGAQFLDALAESRAARAVWQALPGESWADRFAEAAAQTIRAGRAVLAIVPDQRDLDTLWRAATARIDESGAVALSAGLGPAARYRRWLAALRGQARLVIGTRSAVFAPLSDLGLVMVWADADDSLSEPRAPYPHAREVAMLRAHQARCAALIGGYARTAEAQALVRSGWAHDIVAARAVVRARTPRVVALDDTGYADERDPAARTARIPSIALRAARSSLQAGAPVLVQVPRRGYVPSLACARCRAIARCRHCTGPLSLAESPREGGPALVCRWCGRIDPNRRCARCGSDAVRAVVVGARRTAEELGRAFPGTAVITSSGDGVVPEVAAAPALVVATPGAEPAASGGYGAALLLDTWALLGRQDLRAAEDALWRWMTAAALVRARGDGGVVLAVAESSIPTVQSLIRWDPVGHADADLAARAELGLPPSVHMAALDGAAEAVAALLEEAGLPEGADVLGPVDLPAGVRRPPGTPAGVPVTRMLVRARREQGLALAAALRRGVSVLSARQSHEPVRVQIDPLHIG; this comes from the coding sequence ATGCTCTCGGTGCCGCACCTGGACCGCGAGTTCGACTACCTGGTGTCGGCCGAGCAGTCCGACGACGCTCAGCCGGGGGTGCGGGTACGCGTGCGGTTTCACGGCCGGCTGGTCGACGCGTTCGTGCTGGAGCGCCGCAACGACACCGACCACCCCGGCAAGCTCGGCTGGCTGGACCGCGTCGTGTCGGCCGAGCCGGTGCTGACCCCCGAGATCCGCCGGTTGGTCGACGCGGTGGCGGCGCGCTACGCCGGCACCCGGCCGGACGTGCTGCGCCTGGCGGTGCCGGCCCGGCATGCCCGGGTGGAGCGGGAACCGGCGACGGCGCACCGGCTGCCGGTGCCCGCGCCCGTGGACCCGGCGGCCTGGGCGTCCTACGGCCGGGGCGCCCAGTTCCTCGACGCCCTGGCCGAGTCTCGGGCCGCCCGGGCCGTGTGGCAGGCGCTGCCGGGGGAGTCGTGGGCGGACCGATTCGCCGAGGCGGCCGCGCAGACCATCCGCGCCGGGCGCGCGGTGCTGGCGATAGTGCCCGACCAGCGCGACCTGGACACGCTGTGGCGGGCGGCGACCGCGCGCATCGACGAGAGCGGCGCGGTGGCGCTCTCGGCCGGGCTGGGGCCGGCCGCCCGCTACCGGCGGTGGCTGGCCGCGCTGCGCGGTCAGGCCCGGCTGGTGATCGGCACTCGCAGTGCGGTTTTCGCGCCGCTGAGCGACCTGGGTCTCGTCATGGTGTGGGCCGACGCCGACGACAGCCTGTCGGAGCCGCGGGCGCCGTACCCGCACGCTCGCGAGGTAGCGATGCTGCGCGCGCACCAGGCGCGGTGCGCGGCGCTGATCGGGGGCTATGCACGCACCGCCGAAGCGCAGGCGTTGGTGCGCAGCGGATGGGCGCACGACATCGTCGCCGCCCGGGCGGTGGTGCGCGCCCGGACGCCGCGGGTGGTCGCGCTCGACGACACGGGCTACGCCGACGAACGCGACCCCGCCGCGCGCACCGCGCGCATCCCGTCCATCGCGCTGCGCGCCGCCCGCTCGTCGCTGCAGGCCGGGGCGCCGGTGCTGGTGCAGGTGCCGCGGCGCGGGTATGTCCCGTCGCTGGCCTGCGCGCGCTGCCGCGCCATCGCGAGGTGCCGGCACTGCACGGGTCCCTTGTCGCTGGCCGAGTCGCCGCGGGAGGGCGGCCCCGCGCTGGTCTGCCGGTGGTGCGGGCGAATCGACCCGAACCGGCGCTGCGCGCGCTGCGGGTCGGACGCGGTGCGCGCCGTGGTCGTCGGGGCGCGGCGCACCGCCGAGGAACTCGGGCGCGCTTTTCCCGGTACCGCCGTGATCACCTCGTCCGGGGACGGCGTCGTGCCGGAGGTCGCCGCCGCGCCGGCGCTGGTGGTGGCCACTCCGGGGGCGGAGCCCGCCGCGTCGGGCGGCTACGGGGCGGCGCTGCTGCTGGACACCTGGGCGCTGTTGGGCCGGCAGGACCTGCGCGCCGCCGAGGACGCGCTGTGGCGCTGGATGACCGCCGCGGCGTTGGTGCGCGCCCGCGGCGACGGCGGGGTGGTGCTGGCGGTGGCCGAATCATCCATTCCCACAGTTCAATCGCTGATCCGCTGGGATCCGGTGGGTCACGCCGACGCCGATCTGGCGGCCCGGGCCGAACTGGGCCTGCCCCCGAGCGTGCACATGGCGGCCCTGGACGGCGCGGCCGAGGCGGTGGCGGCGCTGCTCGAGGAGGCCGGGTTGCCGGAGGGGGCCGACGTGCTGGGGCCGGTGGATTTGCCGGCCGGCGTGCGCCGCCCGCCGGGGACGCCGGCCGGTGTGCCGGTGACCAGAATGCTGGTGCGGGCCCGCCGCGAGCAGGGTCTGGCGCTGGCCGCGGCGCTGCGGCGCGGCGTGAGCGTGCTGTCCGCCCGCCAATCCCACGAGCCGGTCCGCGTGCAGATCGATCCACTGCACATCGGGTGA
- a CDS encoding MarR family winged helix-turn-helix transcriptional regulator — protein MAADNATTADESLDVITDALLTASRLLVAISARSIGQVDETITIPQFRTLVILSNRGPVNLATLAGLLGVQPSATGRMVDRLVAAGLIDRLPHPTSRRELLAALTKRGREVVRQVTSYRRAEIATIVEKMPPPERHGLVRALTAFTAAGGEPDVHLDADIDL, from the coding sequence ATGGCAGCGGACAACGCGACGACGGCGGACGAGTCGCTGGATGTGATCACCGACGCGTTGCTGACGGCCTCCCGCCTGCTGGTCGCCATCTCGGCGCGCTCCATCGGTCAAGTGGACGAGACGATCACCATTCCGCAGTTCCGGACGCTGGTGATCCTGTCCAACCGGGGCCCGGTCAACCTGGCCACGCTGGCCGGCCTGCTTGGCGTGCAACCATCGGCCACCGGCCGGATGGTCGACCGGCTGGTCGCGGCCGGGCTGATCGACCGGCTGCCGCACCCGACCTCCCGGCGCGAGCTGTTGGCCGCGCTGACCAAGCGGGGGCGGGAGGTGGTTCGCCAGGTCACCTCCTACCGGCGCGCCGAAATCGCGACGATTGTGGAGAAGATGCCGCCGCCCGAGCGCCACGGGCTGGTGCGGGCACTGACCGCGTTCACCGCCGCCGGCGGCGAGCCGGACGTGCACCTGGACGCCGACATCGATCTCTAG
- a CDS encoding lysoplasmalogenase, translating to MDVPYAPRLVAGGWVVAGWAALGYGIYLTVLALGSPPGTELTGHWVLQPLFKASMALLLTAAAVGHAIVRERRWLMPALLLSAVGDWALAIPWWTQSFVVGLAAFLVAHLCFLGALVPLAARRPSKLRIAAVVAMCVATAALLAWFWPHLNKLALPVTAYIVVLTAMVCAALVARLPTIWTAVGAVCFAASDSLIAIGRFILGNEALAVPIWWSYAAALILMTAGFFFGRAAPADAGAAGPDET from the coding sequence ATGGACGTACCGTACGCACCTCGCCTGGTGGCCGGCGGCTGGGTGGTGGCCGGCTGGGCGGCCCTCGGCTATGGCATCTATCTGACGGTGCTGGCGCTGGGTTCGCCGCCGGGGACCGAGCTGACCGGGCACTGGGTGCTGCAGCCGCTGTTCAAGGCGTCGATGGCGCTGTTGCTGACCGCCGCGGCGGTGGGCCACGCCATCGTCCGCGAGCGGCGGTGGCTGATGCCGGCGCTGCTGCTGTCGGCCGTGGGCGACTGGGCGCTGGCGATCCCGTGGTGGACGCAGTCTTTCGTCGTGGGCCTGGCCGCATTCCTGGTGGCGCACTTGTGTTTCCTGGGCGCACTGGTGCCGTTGGCGGCCAGGCGCCCGTCGAAGTTGCGCATCGCCGCCGTGGTCGCGATGTGCGTGGCCACCGCCGCTCTGCTGGCCTGGTTCTGGCCGCACCTGAACAAGCTGGCGCTTCCGGTGACGGCCTACATCGTCGTGCTGACCGCGATGGTGTGCGCCGCGCTGGTGGCGCGGCTGCCGACCATCTGGACGGCGGTGGGCGCGGTGTGTTTCGCGGCGTCCGATTCCCTGATCGCCATCGGCCGCTTCATCCTGGGCAACGAGGCGCTGGCCGTGCCGATCTGGTGGTCGTACGCCGCGGCGCTCATCCTGATGACGGCGGGGTTCTTCTTCGGCCGTGCGGCACCGGCCGACGCCGGCGCCGCAGGGCCGGACGAAACCTGA
- the fmt gene encoding methionyl-tRNA formyltransferase — MRLVFAGTPEPALPALRRLIDSPRHEVIAVLTRPDAAVGRHGRPQPSPVAREALDRGIPLLRPARPNAPEFVAELSELAPDCCAVVAYGALLRDGLLAVPPHGWINLHFSLLPAWRGAAPVQAAIAAGDAITGATTFRIEPSLDSGPIYGVVTETIRPTDTAGELLERLAVSGAALLSTTLDGIADQTLSPRPQPVEGVSVAPKITVEQARVRWDLPALVVERRIRAVTPNPGAWTMIGELRIKLGPVRIAPDAPEPLAPGALHVGRKDVWIGTGSQAVRLGQIQPPGKKLMNAVDWARGARLDSPARAT, encoded by the coding sequence GTGCGTCTTGTCTTCGCCGGCACCCCCGAACCCGCGCTGCCCGCGCTGCGTCGTCTCATCGACTCGCCCCGGCACGAGGTGATCGCCGTGCTGACGCGGCCCGACGCCGCCGTCGGTCGGCACGGCAGGCCGCAGCCCTCGCCGGTGGCCCGTGAGGCGCTCGACCGTGGCATCCCGCTGCTGCGGCCGGCCCGGCCGAACGCGCCAGAGTTCGTCGCCGAACTCTCGGAGCTGGCGCCGGACTGCTGCGCGGTCGTGGCCTACGGCGCGCTGCTGCGCGACGGCCTGCTCGCGGTTCCCCCGCACGGGTGGATCAACCTGCACTTCTCGCTGCTGCCGGCCTGGCGCGGAGCGGCGCCGGTCCAGGCGGCCATCGCGGCCGGGGACGCCATCACCGGGGCGACCACGTTCCGGATCGAGCCCAGCCTGGACTCCGGCCCCATCTACGGCGTCGTCACCGAGACGATCCGGCCAACCGACACCGCCGGCGAGTTGCTGGAGCGCCTGGCCGTTTCGGGTGCGGCCCTGCTGTCGACCACGCTGGACGGCATCGCCGACCAGACGCTGTCGCCCCGGCCGCAACCCGTCGAGGGCGTCAGCGTCGCGCCGAAGATCACCGTCGAGCAAGCCCGGGTGCGCTGGGACCTGCCGGCGCTGGTCGTGGAGCGGCGGATCCGCGCGGTCACGCCCAATCCGGGCGCCTGGACGATGATCGGCGAGCTGCGGATCAAGCTCGGCCCGGTGCGCATCGCCCCGGACGCCCCGGAGCCGTTGGCGCCCGGCGCACTTCACGTCGGCCGCAAGGACGTGTGGATCGGGACGGGTTCGCAAGCCGTGCGCCTGGGCCAAATACAGCCCCCCGGAAAGAAACTCATGAATGCCGTCGACTGGGCGCGGGGCGCGCGACTCGACTCCCCGGCGCGCGCGACATGA
- the rpe gene encoding ribulose-phosphate 3-epimerase, with protein sequence MPGNTGRPLIAPSILSADFARLADEAAAVRGADWLHVDVMDNHFVPNLTIGLPVVESLLAATTIPMDCHLMIEDPDRWAPPYAEAGAYNVTFHAEATDNPVAVARDIRAAGAKAGISVKPGTPLEPYLEILPQFDTLLIMSVEPGFGGQSFIPEVLSKVRTARKLIDAGELTILVEIDGGINDDTIEQAAEAGVDCFVAGSAVYGAQDPEAAVAALRRQAAAASPHLRR encoded by the coding sequence ATGCCTGGCAACACCGGTAGGCCGCTGATCGCGCCGTCCATCTTGTCCGCTGACTTCGCGCGGCTGGCCGACGAGGCGGCCGCGGTGCGCGGCGCCGACTGGTTGCACGTCGACGTGATGGACAACCACTTCGTGCCCAACCTGACCATCGGCCTGCCGGTGGTCGAGAGCCTGCTGGCCGCCACCACGATCCCGATGGACTGCCATCTGATGATCGAGGACCCCGACCGTTGGGCACCGCCGTACGCCGAGGCGGGCGCCTACAACGTCACCTTTCACGCCGAGGCCACCGACAACCCGGTCGCGGTGGCCCGCGACATCCGCGCCGCGGGCGCCAAGGCGGGGATCAGCGTCAAGCCCGGGACCCCGCTGGAGCCGTACCTGGAAATCCTGCCGCAGTTCGACACCCTGCTCATCATGTCGGTCGAACCCGGCTTCGGCGGCCAGAGCTTCATCCCCGAGGTGCTGAGCAAGGTCCGCACCGCGCGCAAGCTGATCGACGCCGGGGAGCTGACGATCCTGGTGGAGATCGACGGCGGCATCAACGACGACACCATCGAGCAGGCCGCCGAGGCCGGCGTCGACTGCTTCGTCGCCGGCTCGGCCGTCTATGGCGCCCAGGACCCGGAGGCCGCCGTGGCGGCGCTGCGCAGGCAGGCCGCCGCCGCGTCACCGCACCTGCGCCGATGA
- a CDS encoding alpha/beta hydrolase: MPSLDNTADEKPAIDPILQKVLDAVPFRLSTDDGVDAARQRFRDLPRRPLHPELRVEDRDIPGPAGSIGVRIYWPPSHSERIASPVVLYFHGGGFVVGDLDSYDGTARQHAVGADAIVVSVDYRLAPEHPYPAAVEDAWAATLWAAEHAPALGGDPNRLAVAGDSAGGTISAVTAQRARDGGAPAIAFQLLWYPSTMWDASLPSFTENAGAPILDVKAVAEFSRWYAGEVDLSAPPPAMAPGRAPDVSNLPPAYIAVAGYDPLRDDGIRYGERLAAAGVAVEVHNAETLVHGYLGYGGVVPAATAAMERGLAALRSGLRG, from the coding sequence ATGCCCAGCTTGGACAACACAGCCGACGAAAAGCCCGCGATCGACCCCATCCTGCAGAAGGTACTGGATGCGGTTCCCTTCCGGCTATCCACCGACGACGGTGTTGACGCGGCGCGCCAGCGGTTCCGTGACCTGCCCCGCCGGCCACTGCATCCCGAGCTGCGGGTCGAGGACCGGGACATCCCCGGCCCGGCGGGATCGATTGGCGTCCGGATCTATTGGCCGCCAAGCCATTCCGAGCGCATAGCCTCGCCCGTCGTGCTGTATTTTCACGGCGGCGGGTTTGTCGTGGGCGACCTCGACAGCTACGACGGCACGGCTCGCCAGCACGCGGTCGGCGCCGACGCGATCGTGGTGTCCGTCGACTACCGGTTGGCGCCGGAGCACCCCTACCCCGCCGCCGTCGAAGACGCTTGGGCCGCAACGCTTTGGGCCGCGGAGCATGCTCCCGCGCTGGGCGGTGATCCGAATCGGTTGGCGGTGGCCGGGGATTCGGCCGGCGGAACCATCAGCGCCGTGACGGCACAGCGGGCCCGGGACGGCGGCGCACCGGCCATCGCGTTCCAGCTGCTGTGGTACCCCTCGACGATGTGGGACGCCTCGCTGCCGTCCTTCACCGAGAACGCCGGCGCGCCGATCCTCGACGTCAAGGCCGTCGCCGAGTTCTCCCGTTGGTACGCCGGCGAAGTCGACTTGTCCGCCCCGCCACCGGCAATGGCGCCGGGACGGGCCCCGGACGTGTCCAACCTGCCGCCCGCCTACATCGCCGTCGCGGGCTATGACCCGCTGCGCGACGACGGCATCCGCTACGGCGAGCGGCTGGCCGCGGCCGGAGTGGCCGTCGAGGTGCACAACGCCGAGACGCTGGTGCACGGCTACCTCGGTTACGGCGGTGTGGTGCCCGCGGCCACGGCCGCGATGGAACGCGGGCTGGCGGCCCTGAGAAGCGGACTGCGCGGGTGA
- the ribD gene encoding bifunctional diaminohydroxyphosphoribosylaminopyrimidine deaminase/5-amino-6-(5-phosphoribosylamino)uracil reductase RibD → MNRPVDGLDAAMRLAIEQSNPVKGTTYPNPPVGAVILDADGAVVGVGGTEPAGGDHAEVLALRRAGELAVGGTAVVTLEPCNHYGKTPPCVNALLAAKVGAVVYGVADPNPAAAGGAARLTEAGVRVTSGVLADAVAGGPLREWLHKQRTGLPHVTWKYASSVDGRSAAADGTSQWISSEASRLDLHRRRRAADAIVVGTGTVLADDPALTARLPDGSLADRQPLRVVVGMREIPPEAKVLNDDSRTMVIRTHDPVEVIKALSDRTDVLLEGGPTLAGAFLRAGAVNRILAYVAPMLLGGPVSAVDDVGVSTIARALRWNFDGIDRVGPDLLLSLVPRGE, encoded by the coding sequence ATGAATCGGCCCGTCGACGGACTCGACGCGGCCATGCGCCTGGCGATCGAGCAGTCCAACCCGGTCAAGGGCACCACATATCCGAATCCGCCCGTGGGCGCGGTCATCCTGGACGCCGACGGCGCGGTCGTCGGCGTCGGGGGCACCGAACCGGCCGGTGGGGATCACGCCGAGGTGTTGGCGTTGCGGCGGGCCGGCGAGCTGGCGGTCGGCGGGACCGCGGTGGTCACGCTGGAGCCGTGCAACCACTACGGCAAGACCCCGCCGTGCGTGAACGCCCTGCTGGCCGCGAAGGTGGGGGCGGTCGTCTACGGCGTCGCCGACCCGAACCCGGCCGCCGCCGGCGGCGCCGCGCGGCTGACCGAGGCGGGCGTGCGGGTGACGTCCGGGGTGCTCGCCGACGCGGTGGCCGGCGGGCCGTTGCGGGAGTGGCTGCACAAGCAGCGGACCGGGCTGCCGCACGTCACCTGGAAATACGCCAGCAGCGTCGACGGCCGCAGCGCGGCCGCCGATGGCACCAGCCAATGGATTTCCAGCGAGGCCTCGCGGCTGGACCTGCATCGGCGGCGCCGTGCCGCCGACGCGATCGTGGTGGGCACCGGCACCGTGCTGGCCGACGATCCGGCGCTGACCGCCCGGTTGCCCGACGGCTCGCTGGCCGACCGGCAACCGCTGCGCGTCGTGGTGGGGATGCGCGAAATACCGCCGGAGGCAAAGGTTCTCAACGACGATTCGCGGACCATGGTGATCCGCACGCACGACCCGGTGGAGGTGATCAAGGCGCTGTCGGACCGCACCGACGTCCTGTTGGAGGGCGGTCCCACCCTCGCCGGCGCCTTCCTGCGGGCGGGGGCGGTCAATCGGATCCTGGCCTACGTCGCGCCGATGCTGCTGGGTGGTCCGGTCTCCGCGGTCGACGACGTCGGGGTATCCACCATCGCGCGGGCGTTGCGCTGGAACTTCGACGGTATCGACCGGGTCGGGCCGGATCTGCTGCTCAGCCTGGTGCCGCGCGGCGAGTAG
- a CDS encoding class I SAM-dependent methyltransferase: MTLDTTISDAAPHRAVWALGDYALMAEEVMAPLGPVLVKATGLGPGVRVLDVAAGSGNISLPAAATGATVVSSDLTPELLQRSRVRAAAQGLKIDYREANAHALPFGDGEFDVVISAIGVQFAPDQQRAADELVRVCRPGGTIGLISWTPDGFFGRMLATIRPYRPSLSQAVPPAALWGRKGYVTALLGERIGRVSAVRGMLEVNRFDSAEAVHAYFKNHYGPTIEAYANIGHNRVLAAELDAQLVELAGQYLADGAMNWEYLLVTAEKR; this comes from the coding sequence ATGACTCTCGACACCACGATCAGCGACGCCGCTCCCCACCGCGCGGTGTGGGCGCTCGGCGACTACGCCCTGATGGCCGAGGAAGTGATGGCCCCGCTGGGCCCGGTCCTGGTCAAGGCCACCGGCCTGGGTCCGGGAGTGCGGGTGCTCGACGTCGCGGCCGGCTCGGGCAACATCTCGCTGCCGGCCGCCGCGACGGGCGCCACGGTCGTTTCCAGCGACCTGACCCCCGAGCTGCTGCAGCGCTCGCGGGTCCGGGCAGCGGCACAGGGCCTGAAGATCGACTACCGGGAAGCCAATGCGCATGCGCTGCCCTTCGGCGACGGCGAGTTCGACGTCGTCATCTCCGCGATCGGCGTGCAGTTCGCGCCGGACCAGCAGCGGGCCGCCGACGAACTGGTCCGGGTCTGCCGGCCGGGCGGGACGATCGGCCTGATCAGCTGGACCCCGGACGGGTTCTTCGGCCGGATGCTCGCCACCATCCGGCCGTACCGGCCCAGCCTGTCGCAGGCGGTGCCGCCGGCCGCGCTGTGGGGACGCAAGGGCTATGTCACCGCGCTGCTCGGCGAGCGGATCGGCCGGGTGAGCGCGGTGCGGGGAATGCTCGAAGTGAACCGGTTCGACAGCGCCGAAGCGGTGCACGCGTACTTCAAGAACCACTACGGCCCGACGATCGAGGCTTACGCGAACATCGGCCACAACCGCGTGCTGGCCGCCGAGCTGGACGCCCAACTCGTCGAACTCGCTGGGCAATACCTCGCCGACGGGGCGATGAACTGGGAGTACCTGCTGGTCACCGCCGAGAAGCGCTGA
- a CDS encoding RsmB/NOP family class I SAM-dependent RNA methyltransferase, translating into MSPPRPPDRGRGRRRRPLDPARAAAFGVLRAVSERDAYANLALPALLRERGISGRDAAFATELTYGACRTRGLLDAVIGAAAGRPTDTIDPVLLDLLRLGAYQLLRTRVDTYAAVSTTVEQAGIEFDSARAGFVNGVLRAIAARDEKSWVEELAPDQSRDPVGYAAFVHAHPRWIAQAFADALGADAGELDAVLASDDERPQVHLAARPGVLTAAELAEAVGGTVGRYSPYAVYLPGGDPGRLAPVRDGAALVQDEGSQLVARALTLAPVDGDAGRWLDLCAGPGGKTALLAALGAGSGARVTAVEPAPRRADLVAENTRGLPVEVLRVDGRQTGLEPTFDRVLVDAPCTGLGALRRRPEARWRRQPADVPVLASLQRELLGAAIALTRPGGVVLYATCSPHLAETVGVVADALRRHPVCELDTRPLFEPVTGLGDGPHVQLWPHRHGTDAMFAAALRREAG; encoded by the coding sequence ATGAGCCCGCCCCGACCGCCGGACCGCGGGCGCGGCAGGCGGCGCCGGCCGCTCGACCCCGCGCGGGCCGCCGCGTTCGGCGTGCTGCGGGCGGTCAGCGAGCGTGACGCGTACGCGAACCTGGCCCTGCCCGCCCTGCTGCGCGAACGCGGGATCAGCGGCCGCGACGCCGCGTTCGCCACCGAGCTGACCTACGGCGCCTGCCGGACCCGGGGCCTGCTCGACGCCGTCATCGGCGCGGCCGCAGGCCGCCCGACGGACACCATCGACCCGGTGCTGCTCGACCTGCTGCGGCTGGGCGCCTACCAGTTGCTGCGCACGCGGGTGGACACGTACGCCGCGGTGTCCACCACGGTAGAGCAGGCGGGGATCGAATTCGATTCGGCTCGAGCGGGTTTCGTCAACGGCGTGCTGCGCGCCATCGCCGCCCGGGACGAGAAGTCCTGGGTCGAGGAGCTGGCCCCCGACCAGTCGCGGGATCCGGTCGGATATGCCGCCTTCGTACACGCGCACCCGCGCTGGATCGCGCAGGCCTTCGCCGACGCGCTGGGAGCGGACGCCGGTGAACTCGACGCGGTGCTGGCCAGCGACGACGAACGGCCGCAGGTGCATCTGGCGGCGCGCCCCGGCGTGCTGACCGCCGCGGAGCTGGCCGAGGCCGTGGGCGGCACGGTCGGCAGGTATTCGCCCTATGCGGTGTACCTGCCGGGCGGCGACCCTGGGCGGCTGGCGCCGGTGCGCGACGGCGCCGCGCTGGTCCAGGACGAGGGCAGCCAGCTGGTGGCCCGCGCGCTGACGCTGGCCCCGGTCGACGGCGACGCCGGCCGGTGGCTGGACCTGTGCGCCGGACCGGGTGGCAAGACCGCGCTGCTGGCCGCGCTCGGCGCGGGATCCGGGGCCCGCGTCACGGCGGTGGAGCCGGCGCCCCGCCGCGCCGACCTGGTGGCCGAGAACACCAGGGGCCTACCGGTCGAGGTGTTGCGGGTCGACGGGCGGCAGACCGGACTCGAGCCGACCTTCGACCGGGTGCTGGTCGACGCGCCGTGCACCGGTCTGGGCGCGTTGCGGCGCCGGCCGGAGGCGCGCTGGCGGCGCCAGCCGGCCGACGTGCCGGTGCTCGCCAGCCTGCAGCGCGAGCTGCTGGGCGCCGCGATCGCGTTGACCAGGCCCGGCGGTGTGGTGCTCTACGCGACCTGTTCGCCCCACCTCGCCGAGACCGTCGGGGTGGTCGCCGACGCGCTGCGCCGGCACCCGGTGTGCGAGTTGGACACCCGGCCGTTGTTCGAGCCCGTCACCGGGCTGGGGGACGGGCCGCATGTTCAGCTGTGGCCGCACCGGCACGGCACCGACGCCATGTTCGCCGCCGCGCTGCGCCGCGAAGCGGGGTAG